One stretch of Streptomyces sp. A2-16 DNA includes these proteins:
- a CDS encoding nucleoside deaminase, with protein sequence MDQAQAHRWLATAVEEARTGLAAGGIPIGAALYGADGTLLGRGHNRRVQDDDPSMHAETAAFRAAGRQRSYRGTTMVTTLSPCWYCSGLVRQFGISRVVIGEAATFHGGHDWLAEHGVEIVLLDDPECVRMMTDFIEKNPALWNEDIGE encoded by the coding sequence ATGGATCAGGCACAGGCACACCGGTGGCTCGCCACCGCCGTCGAGGAGGCCCGCACCGGGCTCGCCGCGGGTGGCATCCCCATCGGGGCAGCGCTCTACGGCGCCGACGGCACCCTGCTCGGGCGCGGCCACAACCGGCGCGTCCAGGACGACGACCCCTCCATGCACGCGGAGACGGCCGCCTTCCGGGCGGCGGGGCGGCAGCGGTCGTACCGGGGTACGACCATGGTGACCACGCTCTCCCCGTGCTGGTACTGCTCGGGCCTGGTCCGCCAGTTCGGCATCTCGCGCGTGGTGATCGGTGAGGCCGCCACCTTCCACGGCGGCCACGACTGGCTGGCCGAGCACGGTGTGGAGATCGTGCTGCTCGACGACCCCGAGTGCGTCCGGATGATGACCGACTTCATC